From one Malus sylvestris chromosome 1, drMalSylv7.2, whole genome shotgun sequence genomic stretch:
- the LOC126624343 gene encoding uncharacterized protein LOC126624343, whose protein sequence is MWGKLNQSVLGDNEEGGESLLDEESEGLFNLSATQRMYAFAACFLAGMLCMFLSMIVFAKPIKFAVLFTFGNLLAVGSTAFLFGPARQLRMMFDTVRVFATAIYLGCVVLALICALLIRSKILTIIAIICEICALIWYSLSYIPFARRMVSGLMIRLCDTEL, encoded by the exons ATGTGGGGGAAGCTGAACCAATCTGTCCTCGGAGACAAtgaagagggaggagagagctTACTGGATGAAGAATCTGAGGGCTTGTTTAATCTCTCTGCTACTCAG AGAATGTACGCGTTTGCAGCTTGTTTCTTGGCTGGGATGCTTTGTATGTTCCTG TCGATGATTGTCTTTGCCAAACCCATCAAATTTGCCGTTTTGTTCACCTTTGGCAATTTGTTGGCAGTTGGAAG CACAGCTTTCCTGTTTGGCCCTGCACGACAATTGAGAATGATGTTTGATACTGTTCGAGTGTTTGCAACAGCTATTTACCTTGGATGTGTTGTTCTAGCACTCATTTGCGCTCTCTTG ATCCGTAGCAAGATTTTAACAATAATTGCAATCATATGTGAGATTTGCGCTCTTATTTG GTACAGCCTGAGTTACATTCCTTTTGCTCGAAGAATGGTTTCAGGACTGATGATTCGTTTATGTGACACCGAGCTTTAG
- the LOC126624332 gene encoding splicing factor SF3a60 homolog, whose product MSSTLLEQTRAAHEEVERLERLIVKDFMNEPPSSKDRLYQGHRVRQLIDTITSTTEKLIEIYEDKDNARKDEIAALGGQTATGTNVFSAFYDRLKEIREYHRKHPVARVVDANEEEEALLKEEPQIEFSGEEAFGRYLDLHELYNQYINSKFGEPIEYSAYLDTISQPQKIPRKLKSSRQYREYMENLLAYLIYFFQRTEPLQDLDRIFLKVETEFEEQWADGKVKGWENEKQENGHVQDQLTMIDLDYYSTVEELMEVGPEKLKEALASLGLKTGGTVQQRAERLFLTKDTPLEKLDKKHFAKGSRGAEQNGAAAAPQQVDNLKEIALLEAKTKKLCDLLSEAIERTRDNIMKKQALTYEEIEAEREEEETQADTESDDDEQQIYNPLKLPMGWDGKPIPYWLYKLHGLGQEFKCEICGNYSYWGRRAFERHFKEWRHQHGMRCLGIPNTKNFNEITSIEEAKELWKRIQARQGVNKWRPDLEEEYEDREGNIYNKKTYTDLQRQGLI is encoded by the exons ATGTCGTCGACGCTGCTGGAGCAGACGCGTGCAGCTCACGAGGAGGTGGAGCGGCTGGAGCGGCTGATAGTGAAGGACTTCATGAACGAGCCGCCGTCCAGCAAGGACCGCTTGTACCAGGGCCACCGCGTCCGCCAGCTGATCGACACCATCACCTCCACCACCGAAAAACTT attgaGATCTATGAAGATAAAGATAATGCGAGGAAGGACGAGATTGCGGCTCTCGGAGGCCAGACTGCCACTGGCACCAACGTTTTCAGCGCATTTTATGATAGATTGAAGGAg ATTCGTGAGTATCACCGAAAGCATCCAGTTGCTCGTGTTGTTGATGctaatgaggaagaagaagcactgCTTAAGGAGGAGCCTCAAATCGAGTTCAGTGGAGAG GAAGCTTTTGGACGATACCTTGACTTGCATGAACTATACAACCAGTATATTAATTCCAAATTTGGAGAACCTATTGAGTACTCTGCTTACCTTGATACTATTTCACAACCACAAAAGATTCCTCGCAAGCTGAAGTCGTCAAG gCAGTACAGGGAATATATGGAAAATCTACTCGCATATCTGATATATTTTTTCCAGAGGACAGAGCCTTTGCAAGATCTTGACAGGATATTTTTGAAG GTTGAAACTGAATTTGAAGAGCAATGGGCAGATGGTAAGGTAAAAGGATGGGAAAATGAGAAGCAAGAAAATGGGCATGTTCAAGATCAGCTTACTATGATTGATCTTGATTATTATAGCACGGTGGAAGAACTTATGGAAGTGGGTCCGGAAAAGCTAAAGGAG GCACTAGCATCATTAGGACTGAAGACGGGTGGTACTGTTCAGCAGCGTGCAGAGAGGCTTTTCCTTACAAAG GACACACCTCTGGAGAAGTTGGACAAGAAACATTTTGCCAAAGGTTCGCGTGGTGCTGAACAAAATGGGGCTGCTGCAGCTCCACAACAAGTTGacaatttaaaagaaattgCTTTATTGGAGGCTAAAACGAAAAAATTATGCGACTTACTGAGTGAG GCTATTGAAAGAACAAGAGACAACATCATGAAGAAACAGGCTTTGACAtatgaagaaattgaagcagAACGTGAAGAG GAAGAGACGCAGGCCGATACTGAAAGTGATGATGATGAACAACAGATTTACAATCCACTGAAATTGCCAATGGGTTGGGATGGGAAGCCCATTCCGTACTGGCTGTATAAGCTTCATGGTCTTGGTCAG GAATTCAAGTGTGAGATTTGCGGGAATTACAGTTACTGGGGACGTAGAGCTTTCGAGAGACATTTTAAGGAATGGCGCCATCAGCATGGTATGCGTTGCCTTGGCATACCGAACACCAAGAACTTCAATGAGATCACATCAATTGAG GAAGCTAAAGAACTCTGGAAGAGGATACAAGCACGACAAGGCGTGAACAAGTGGCGCCCGGATCTTGAAGAAGAGTACGAAGACAGAGAGGGTAACATATACAATAAGAAGACATACACCGATCTGCAGCGACAGGGACTGATTTAA